DNA from Streptomyces sp. NBC_01260:
CCCGGCGCGGCCACCCGGCCCGGCATCCCGCCGCTGCTCACGGAGCTCGTGGAGAGCTGCGGCCACCGCGCCGTCACGGTCGCCGACACCCCCGGCTTCCTCATCAACCACGCCGGGCGCGGACTCGTGACGGAGGCGCTCGCGCTGCTGGAGGAGAACGTGAGCGACCCGGCGGGCATCGACCGGATCGCCCGGGACGTACTCGGCCTGCGGATGGGCCCGTTCGAGCTGATGGACCTCACCGGTCTCGATGTGACCGCCGCGGTCATCGACTCGATCTGGGAGGGCTTCCGCCACGAGGACCGGCTGCGCCCCTCCTACCTGACCCCGAACCGGGTGGCGGCCGGGCTGCACGGCCGCAAGACCGGACGCGGCTGGTTCGCGTACGGCTCCGAGGCGCCCGCCCCGGCCGCGGAGGCGCCGGTCACGGGCGACGCGGACCGTCCGGTGCACGTCGTCGCCGACGCGGCGGACGAGCGGGACGCCACCGCCCTGCGCGAGGCGCTGACCGCTGCGGGCGCCACGGTCGAGTCCGGCCCGGAGCCGTCGGCCGGGGCCCTGGTGCTGGTCCCGGTCTGGGGCACCACGGTCGCCTCGGCGGTGGCCGCGCACCGGCTGCCCGCCGGGCGCACCTTCGGTGTGGACCCACTGCCGGCGGCCGGGCGCCGCCGGGTGCTGGCCGTGACACCGGCCGCAAAACCGGCTGCCGCCCGGGACGCCCGCGCGGTACTGGCACGGGCGGCGGACGGCGGCGGGCCGTTCGCGGTGTCGGTGGTACGGGACACCGCGGGCTCGGTCGCCCAGCGGCTGCTCGCCTCGGTCGTGTCGGTCTCGGCGTCCATCGCGGAACGCGCCCTGGCGACCCCGGCCGATATCGATCTGGCCGTCACCACCGGTCTCGGCTATCCGGTCGGCCCGCTGGCCTGGGGCGACCGGATCGGCGCGGCCCGGATGCTGGAGCTGCACCGGGCCCTGTACGCGACGACCGGCGACCCGCGCCACCGCCCGACCCGCTGGGTCACCGAACGCGCCGCGCTGGGACTGGCTCTGACGGACCCGGGCACATCCCCGGCGCAGTGCGTCGCGGACGTGCGTGACGGGGCGGATGCGGCCGACGCGGTGTGACGACGGGGTGTACCGGCCCCGCGCGACGAGAATCCATGTCATGCGTCCGGCATCGTCCGAGGTGGGCGGGGACATGACCGATTCGTACAAGACCGCCGGCGGCCGCCCGGCCTACGGTCGGATCATGACTCCACGACTCGACGCGATCGGCATCGCCACCGCGGATCTGCCCGCATCGCTCGCCTTCTACCGCCGGCTCGGCCTCGACATCCCCGCCGACGCGGAATCCTCACCCCATGTCGAAGTGGCGCTCCCGGGCGGACAGCGCCTGTTGTGGGACACCGAGGACGTCGTCCGCTCCTTCGACCCCGAGTGGCCGGGGCCGAAGGGCGGTGAGCGCCTCGGGCTCGCTTTCCTCTGCGACAGCCCGGCGGAGGTCGACGCGGTCTACGCGGAGCTGACCGCCGCCGGCCACCGGGGGCACCTGAAGCCGTGGGACGCCGTGTGGGGGCAGCGGTACGCGGTGGTGCTGGATCCGGACGGCTGCGCGGTGTCGCTGTTCGCCGCCGCCGGCTGAGCCTTGACGCACCGAACTGATGTCTGCGGGTAACTTCCGGGATGCAAGCCCGCGCTGCTCACCGGCGTACTGGTCCATAGGGGCTGTCGAGTCCGAACCGGCTTGCAGCATTATGTGGGCGTGATCACCATTCATCTGAAGTACGAGATCGACGCCGACAAGCTCGCGGATTTCGAGGAGTACGGCCGCCGCTGGGTCGGGCTCGTCAACCGGTTCGGCGGGACGCACCACGGCTACTTCCTGCCGAGCGAGGGCGACAGCGACATTGCCTACGCCCTCTTCTCCTTTCCCAGTCTCGCCGCGTACGAGCAGTACCGCACGGACAGCATGATCGACCCGGAGTGCCAGGATGCTTTCGAACTGGCTCGTATCACCCGCTGCATCAAGCGTTATGAGCGCCGCTTCCTGCGGCCGCTCGACGTCATGTCCTAAGGGCTGGGCTTGAACGGCTGCCCCGGACGCCAGGACATGGCGTGAAATTCTTCAACCGCGTGGCGAACTCGATGGCCTCTCCACCGCCGTCGGCATGAGCCGAGGGGACACGGCTCTACGGCCGTCGGGCGTTCGTCCGCGGCAAGCGCAGGCAGAACACCATCAAGACCGTCATGGTCAGCGACGGCCAGGGCCGCATGCTGCTGTCCGGCGCAGTGCGGCGGCGACGCATGCACGATCGGACGGCCTTGCGCACCGAGGACATCGCCGAGCAGTTCCGGACCCGTCCCACAGTCAAGGCCAGGGCCGACTCCGGGTACCAGGGGCTGGCCAAGGAGTTCCCCGACCAGGTCGGCGCACCCCCGAAGAAGCCCGCGGCCCAGGCGTGCGAAGGCGACGGATACGCCCGGCGGGAGGCCGGGCGCCGCCAGGCCCCGGCACCGGATCTGCGTCGAGCGCACCACCGCCGAGCTCCGACAGCGGGCGCCCCTGGTTCACCGGACAGCGCGACGTCCACGCCGGAACCCACCTCGCGATCGCCGGTCCTGTCTCCTGCCGCCGGGCCAACCCGCCCGGTCTCAATGTCCCCCAAGGCCGTAAGGCCTGTCGGGCGCGGCGAAGTAACCGGTCAAGGTGGCGCCGGCCAGTTCGCGCATCTCCCGGGCGAGATGCGCCTGGTCGGCGCAGCCCGCCGCCAGCGCGGACTCGGCGTACGGCATTCCGGACCGTACGAGAGCCAGCGCCCGCTGCAGCCGCAGGATCCGGGCGAGCGTCTTGGGGCCGTATCCGAAGGCCGCCAGCGAACGGCGGTGCAGCTGGCGTGCGCCGAGGCCGACCGCTCGGGCCGTGTCCGCGACGGACCGGCCGCTGTCCAGCTGCGCGGCGACGTACCGCATCACCGGGTCGGGCGGCGCGGTACCGGCCGCCCTGCGCAGGGCGATCTCCTCCAGGGCCGCGGCCGGGTCGACGGCCTCGGCGACCCGCTCGGTGAGTTCCCGGACCTGCGCGTCCGGCCACAGCCCGGCCAGCGCGATCCGGCGGTCGCGCAGTTCGTGCGCGGGCACGCCGAGCAGGGCGGGCGCCGTGCCGGGGGCGAAGCGAATGCCCGCAAAACTGCCGCCGTCGCTCGCGGACGCGGGTTCCGCGTGGGTGTCCGGGCCCGCGACGAGCAGCCGGCCGCCGATCCAGAGGAGGTCCATGCAGCCGTCGGGCAGCACCGGATGGACCGAACCCCGCGGCACGGTCAGGGTCCACACCTTCGCGCCGTACATCCGCGACGCGCGCTCTTCGTACCTGTCGCCCATGGCATCAGTCTCGCCGACGGACGGAAACGGGCGGAATCGGTTTCCCGGGGCGGCCATGGCGGCACTGACGGAGTTCACCACCGACAGCGGCGCGACGGTGGAGAGTGAGGGCCTGTTGCGAAAATGGATCGTCTGTCAGACCTGCCTGGGATGCTCCGAGCATGGAGATGACAGTGCAGCTGACGATCGACTGTTCCGATCCGCAGAGAATGGTGACCTTCTGGGCCGAGGCCCTGGGTTACGTGCCTGAGCCTGCGCCGGGCGGGCACGCCACGTGGCGTGCTTACTGGGCGGCGGCGGGGGTGCCCGAGGCAGAGTTGCCGGCCGGTGCCGGGGATATTCCGGAGTCGATCATCGATCCCGCGGGAGGTGGGCCGAGGGTGTGGTTCCAGCAGGTTCCGGAGCCGAAGGTCGCCAAGAACCGGTGGCACTTCGACCTGAAGGTCGGTGGGGGCCGTGACGTCCCGCTGGACGTCCGCTCACAGCGGGTCAAGGTTACGGTGGAACGGCTGGTCAAAGCTGGTGCCACCGTGCTGCGGATCAAGGACGAACCGGACATGGGGCTCTACGCCGCCGCCATGCAGGACCCCGAGGGCAACGAATTCGACGTCGTCTGAGGACCGTTGCGACGGTGCTGGTCACCGCCACTCGTTCACGGCTGCGACCAGCACCGTCGCCTCGTGGCGGACGGAGAGCCGTTCCCGGCGGGCGCGCCCAGCGGCCGTTCTCACTCGCCGGGCTGGTGCGGCTTGTCCGTCTCCTTCTCGCGGCTCGGCTGCAGCCTGGACTTCACGTCGTCGGGCGGCAGGAACCGGGACCACCGCTCCGGGAACTCGGACGGCATATAGGGGCTGTCCCTCTCGTCCCCGTACTCCCCCTCGTCGTCGTCCAGACTGTCGTCCCAGCTCTCCGCCTGGGTGCGGGCCACGAACTCCGCCGCCTGGACCGCGCGCATCCGGTCGTTGGCCGCACGCGCCGCGGCCGTCGCCACCGAGGGCCACACCCGGTCGATGGCCGCGTTGACGGCGGCGCCCACCAGCACCGCGAACGCCGAGATGCCGATCCACAGCAGTACGGCGATCGGCGCGGCCAGGGAGCCGTAGATCGTCGGCCCCTCGACCGTACTGGTGAGGTAGATCCGCAGCAGGAAGCTGCCCAGCACCCAGATCGCGAGGGCCATCAGCGCGCCCGGTGTGTCCTCGATCCAGGGTGAGCGGACGGGCACGGACACGTGGTAGAGCGTCGTCAGGAAGGCGATGGACAGCAGTATCACCAGCGGCCAGTACAGGACGCTTATCAGCTCGGTGCCCCAGGGGATGAACTCCACGACGCGGTCGGGGCCGACCACCAGGAGCGGCAGCACGACCGCGCCCAGCAGCAGCGCCACCACGTACAGCAGGAAGGCGAGCATCCGGGTCTTGACGATGCCGCGCTGGCCGTCGAGCCCGTACATCACGGTGATGGTGTCGATGAAGACGTTGACCGCGCGGGAGCCGGACCAGAGCGCGATCGCGAAACCGATCGAGATGACATCGGGCCGGGCCCCGGTGGTGACGTCCTCCAGGAGCGGCTTGGCGAAGTCGTTGACGCCCCGCTGGGAGAGCACGGTCTGCGCCGCACCGAGGATGTTGTGCTCGATGGAGGCGACCGTGGTGGTGCTGGTCCACTCGTCGACGTAGCCGAGGAGGCCGATCAGTCCCAGCAACAGCGGCGGCAGGGACAGCAGGGTGAAGAACGCCGCCTCGGCCGCGAGTCCCAGGATGCGGTACTCCATGCACGAGTTGACGGTGTCCTTGAGCAATTGCCAGACCATCTGCCGCTTGGAGACGTTGCGGTAGAGGACTCGGGCCCGGTGGAGACGGCCCGGCGGCCGCTCGGGTGTTTCATTTGCTGCCTGCACGTCCTTACCGTAGCGGCATGGCAGCCACCACCCACACAGTGTCCAACCAGACCCCTCCCCTGCACGGCTACGACGTCTTCTCCGCGGACCGGGCGCTCACCGAAGCCGTGGACCGGCACCTTCCGCCGGAGCTGCTCGACGAGGCGCGGGGCGGGCTCGTCGAGCTCGGCCGGGCCGCCGGCTCCGCGCAGGCGCAGCGGTGGGGCGCCCAGGCGAACGAGAATCCGCCCCGGCTGCACACCCATGACCGGTACGGGAACCGCGTCGACGAGGTGGAGTTCCATCCGGCCTGGCACCGGCTGCTCGGCCATGCCGTGGGCGCCGGTCTGACCGACGCCTGGGACCGGCCGGGCGGGCATGTGCGCCGGGCGGCCGGTTTCCTGGTCTGGACGCAGGCCGAGGCGGGCCACGGCTGCCCGCTCTCGATGACCCATGCGGCGGTGCCGGCGCTGCGCACCGATCCGGCGACGGCCGCCGAATGGGAGCCGCTGCTGACCTCGCACGTGTACCAGGAGGGGCTGCGGCCCGCCGGGGACAAGGCCGGGGTACTCCTCGGGATGGGCATGACGGAGAAGCAGGGCGGCACGGACGTCCGGTCCAACACGACGCGCGCCGAACCCCTCTCCGGCGAGGGCGAGTACCTGCTCACCGGGCACAAGTGGTTCTGCTCGGCGCCGATGTCCGACGGGTTCCTGGTACTGGCCCAGGCCCCCGCCGGTCTGACGTGTTTCCTGCTGCCCCGGGTGCTGCCGGACGGCGCCCGCAACGCCTTCGCGATCCAGCGGCTCAAGGACAAGCTGGGCAACCGGTCCAACGCCTCGGCCGAGGTCGAGTTCGACGGTACGTGGGCGCGCCGGGTCGGTGAGGAGGGGCGCGGGGTGCGCACGATCATCGAGATGGTGGCGGCGACCCGGCTGGACTGCGTGATCGGTTCGGCCGCGCTGATGCGGCAGGCGGTGGCGCAGGCGGTCCACCACGCCACGTACCGCAGCGCGTTCGGCGGGGTGCTGGTCGACAAGCCGCTGATGCGCAATGTGCTGGCCGATCTGGCGCTGGAGTCGGAGGCGGCGACGGTGCTGGCGATGCGGCTGGCGGCCGCGTACGACGCCGGGACCGGGAGCGAGCTGGCCTTTCTGCGGATCGCGGTGCCGACGGCCAAGTACTGGGTGACGAAGCGGTGCACGCCGATGGTGGGCGAGGCGCTCGAATGCCTGGGCGGCAACGGCTACGTCGAGGAGTCGGGGATGCCCCGGCTGCTGCGCGAGGCGCCGCTCAACTCGATCTGGGAGGGCTCGGGGAACGTCCAGGCGCTGGATGTGCTGCGGGCGCTCCAGCGCGAGCCGATGGCGCTGAACGCGTTCCTCTCGGAGGTCGGCCGGGCGCGCGGTGCCGATCACCGGCTGGACCGGGCGATCAAGGATCTGCTGACCGAGCTCGCGGATCTGCAGGGGATCGAGGCGCGGGCCCGGCGGCTGGTGGAGCGGATGGCTCTGGTGCTGCAGGGCTCGCTGCTGGTGCGCTGGGCGCCGCCGGAGGTCGCCGACGCGTTCTGCGCGTCACGGCTGGGCGGGGACTGGGGCTCCGCGTTCGGGACACTGCCGCACACCCTGGATCTGGCGTCGGTCGTGGAACGGGCGCGGCCCGTGGAGCGTTGACCGGACGGGGCCGGCAGGCCGGACGGGCCGTCGGGGCAGCAACAGAGGGTGGTGCTGCGCCGACACGGCACCACCCCCCATGCTGTACACACCGGGCTGCGAGGCCGAGGCCGCGCCGTCCGGTGTACCACCACTCTTGTACGGACCGGGGACCGTCGCCAGAGTTGCAGAGGGTTGCAACCATTGTGTCGAGTTGTGGCATCCGGCCCCCGGCAGCGGCAGGATGGGGCCCCGCGGCCTTGACACGGGAAACAAGAGGCTCCAGGGGGGATCCGGCATGGAGGCAAGTCCTGTCGATGTGATGCGGCTGGCTGTCCGGGAGGCGGACCGGGCCACGCGCCTGGTCCACCGGGCCCGCGAGGCCCGGCTGGCGGGCGAGCGCACGCCGGTCGCGCCGCGTGCCGAGATCGAGGCCTCGTGGAACCGGGTGCTGCGCAACGGGGTCGATCCGGAGAAGTCCACCCACAGCGTCCTGCTGGAGCCGGACGAGATCGAGCACCGGCGCCGGTGCTCCACGCTGGGTGAGGTGATGCCGCTGCTCGGCGACGCCCTGGCGGCCATCGCCGACGCCTCGCAGCAGATCATGGTG
Protein-coding regions in this window:
- a CDS encoding VOC family protein, which produces MEMTVQLTIDCSDPQRMVTFWAEALGYVPEPAPGGHATWRAYWAAAGVPEAELPAGAGDIPESIIDPAGGGPRVWFQQVPEPKVAKNRWHFDLKVGGGRDVPLDVRSQRVKVTVERLVKAGATVLRIKDEPDMGLYAAAMQDPEGNEFDVV
- a CDS encoding DUF6597 domain-containing transcriptional factor; its protein translation is MGDRYEERASRMYGAKVWTLTVPRGSVHPVLPDGCMDLLWIGGRLLVAGPDTHAEPASASDGGSFAGIRFAPGTAPALLGVPAHELRDRRIALAGLWPDAQVRELTERVAEAVDPAAALEEIALRRAAGTAPPDPVMRYVAAQLDSGRSVADTARAVGLGARQLHRRSLAAFGYGPKTLARILRLQRALALVRSGMPYAESALAAGCADQAHLAREMRELAGATLTGYFAAPDRPYGLGGH
- a CDS encoding NIPSNAP family protein; its protein translation is MITIHLKYEIDADKLADFEEYGRRWVGLVNRFGGTHHGYFLPSEGDSDIAYALFSFPSLAAYEQYRTDSMIDPECQDAFELARITRCIKRYERRFLRPLDVMS
- a CDS encoding VOC family protein — translated: MTDSYKTAGGRPAYGRIMTPRLDAIGIATADLPASLAFYRRLGLDIPADAESSPHVEVALPGGQRLLWDTEDVVRSFDPEWPGPKGGERLGLAFLCDSPAEVDAVYAELTAAGHRGHLKPWDAVWGQRYAVVLDPDGCAVSLFAAAG
- a CDS encoding acyl-CoA dehydrogenase family protein, with product MAATTHTVSNQTPPLHGYDVFSADRALTEAVDRHLPPELLDEARGGLVELGRAAGSAQAQRWGAQANENPPRLHTHDRYGNRVDEVEFHPAWHRLLGHAVGAGLTDAWDRPGGHVRRAAGFLVWTQAEAGHGCPLSMTHAAVPALRTDPATAAEWEPLLTSHVYQEGLRPAGDKAGVLLGMGMTEKQGGTDVRSNTTRAEPLSGEGEYLLTGHKWFCSAPMSDGFLVLAQAPAGLTCFLLPRVLPDGARNAFAIQRLKDKLGNRSNASAEVEFDGTWARRVGEEGRGVRTIIEMVAATRLDCVIGSAALMRQAVAQAVHHATYRSAFGGVLVDKPLMRNVLADLALESEAATVLAMRLAAAYDAGTGSELAFLRIAVPTAKYWVTKRCTPMVGEALECLGGNGYVEESGMPRLLREAPLNSIWEGSGNVQALDVLRALQREPMALNAFLSEVGRARGADHRLDRAIKDLLTELADLQGIEARARRLVERMALVLQGSLLVRWAPPEVADAFCASRLGGDWGSAFGTLPHTLDLASVVERARPVER
- a CDS encoding YihY/virulence factor BrkB family protein encodes the protein MQAANETPERPPGRLHRARVLYRNVSKRQMVWQLLKDTVNSCMEYRILGLAAEAAFFTLLSLPPLLLGLIGLLGYVDEWTSTTTVASIEHNILGAAQTVLSQRGVNDFAKPLLEDVTTGARPDVISIGFAIALWSGSRAVNVFIDTITVMYGLDGQRGIVKTRMLAFLLYVVALLLGAVVLPLLVVGPDRVVEFIPWGTELISVLYWPLVILLSIAFLTTLYHVSVPVRSPWIEDTPGALMALAIWVLGSFLLRIYLTSTVEGPTIYGSLAAPIAVLLWIGISAFAVLVGAAVNAAIDRVWPSVATAAARAANDRMRAVQAAEFVARTQAESWDDSLDDDEGEYGDERDSPYMPSEFPERWSRFLPPDDVKSRLQPSREKETDKPHQPGE
- a CDS encoding 3-hydroxyacyl-CoA dehydrogenase, translating into MRIRIVGAGAMGRGIAQWAAAAGHTVELCDVRTEAVTEAAGFVRSMLERAVQKGRMSAQDAAAAVDRLVPLEDPWAEGPEVELVIEAVREDLATKAEVFGRLERALPGSAVFATNTSSLSVTRIAATLKDPTRLAGLHFFNPVPLMRIVEVVPGAATRPGIPPLLTELVESCGHRAVTVADTPGFLINHAGRGLVTEALALLEENVSDPAGIDRIARDVLGLRMGPFELMDLTGLDVTAAVIDSIWEGFRHEDRLRPSYLTPNRVAAGLHGRKTGRGWFAYGSEAPAPAAEAPVTGDADRPVHVVADAADERDATALREALTAAGATVESGPEPSAGALVLVPVWGTTVASAVAAHRLPAGRTFGVDPLPAAGRRRVLAVTPAAKPAAARDARAVLARAADGGGPFAVSVVRDTAGSVAQRLLASVVSVSASIAERALATPADIDLAVTTGLGYPVGPLAWGDRIGAARMLELHRALYATTGDPRHRPTRWVTERAALGLALTDPGTSPAQCVADVRDGADAADAV